Proteins encoded in a region of the Canis lupus familiaris isolate Mischka breed German Shepherd chromosome 1, alternate assembly UU_Cfam_GSD_1.0, whole genome shotgun sequence genome:
- the UBE2M gene encoding NEDD8-conjugating enzyme Ubc12 has protein sequence MIKLFSLKQQKKEEESAGGTKGSSKKASAAQLRIQKDINELNLPKTCDISFSDPDDLLNFKLVICPDEGFYKSGKFVFSFKVGQGYPHDPPKVKCETMVYHPNIDLEGNVCLNILREDWKPVLTINSIIYGLQYLFLEPNPEDPLNKEAAEVLQNNRRLFEQNVQRSMRGGYIGSTYFERCLK, from the exons atGATCAAGCTGTTCTCGCTGAAGCagcagaagaaggaggaggagtcGGCGGGCGGCACCAAGGGCAGCAGCAAGAAGGCGTCGGCTGCGCAGCTGCGGATCCAGAAGG ACATAAACGAGCTAAACCTGCCCAAGACGTGTGACATCAGCTTCTCAGATCCAGACGATCTCCTCAACTTCAAGCTGGTTATCTGTCCTGATGAG GGCTTCTACAAGAGTGGGAAGTTTGTATTCAGTTTtaag GTGGGCCAGGGTTACCCACATGACCCCCCCAAGGTGAAGTGTGAGACGATGGTCTATCACCCCAACATTGACCTTGAGGGCAATGTCTGCCTCAACATCCTCAG AGAGGACTGGAAGCCAGTCCTTACGATAAACTCCATAATTTATGGCCTGCAGTATCTCTTCTTG GAGCCCAACCCCGAAGACCCACTGAACAAGGAGGCCGCCGAGGTCCTGCAGAACAACCGGCGGCTGTTTGAGCAGAATGTGCAGCGCTCCATGCGGGGTGGCTATATCGGCTCCACCTACTTCGAGCGCTGCCTGAAATAG
- the CHMP2A gene encoding charged multivesicular body protein 2a isoform X1 — protein MDLLFGRRKTPEELLRQNQRALNRAMRELDRERQKLETQEKKIIADIKKMAKQGQMDAVRIMAKDLVRTRRYVRKFVLMRANIQAVSLKIQTLKSNNSMAQAMKGVTKAMGTMNRQLKLPQIQKIMMEFERQAEIMDMKEEMMNDAIDDAMGDEEDEEESDAVVSQVLDELGLSLTDELSNLPSTGGSLSVAASGKKAEAAASALVDADADLEERLKNLRRD, from the exons ATGGACCTGTTGTTTGGGCGCCGGAAGACACCGGAGGAGCTGCTGAGGCAGAACCAGCGGGCCCTGAACCGTGCCATGCGAGAGTTGGACCGTGAACGACAGaagctagagacccaggagaAGAAAATCATCGCAGACATCAAGAAGATGGCCAAGCAGGGCCAGATG GACGCTGTGCGTATCATGGCAAAAGACCTGGTGCGCACTCGGCGTTATGTGCGTAAATTTGTGTTGATGCGGGCCAACATCCAGGCGGTGTCCCTGAAGATCCAGACGCTGAAGTCCAACAACTCAATGGCACAAGCTATGAAGGGGGTCACCAAAGCCATGGGCACCATGAACAGACAG CTAAAGTTGCCTCAGATCCAGAAGATCATGATGGAATTTGAGCGGCAGGCCGAGATCATGGACATGAAGGAGGAAATGATGAATGATGCCATTGATGATGCCATGGGTGatgaggaagatgaagaggagag TGACGCTGTTGTATCCCAGGTCCTGGATGAGCTGGGATTGAGCCTGACAGATGAGCTGTCAA ACCTCCCCTCCACCGGAGGCTCACTCAGTGTGGCTGCCAGTGGGAAGAAAGCAGAGGCTGCTGCCTCAGCCCTAGTAGATGCCGACGCAGACCTGGAGGAGCGGCTCAAGAATCTGCGGAGGGACTAA
- the CHMP2A gene encoding charged multivesicular body protein 2a isoform X2: protein MDLLFGRRKTPEELLRQNQRALNRAMRELDRERQKLETQEKKIIADIKKMAKQGQMAVSLKIQTLKSNNSMAQAMKGVTKAMGTMNRQLKLPQIQKIMMEFERQAEIMDMKEEMMNDAIDDAMGDEEDEEESDAVVSQVLDELGLSLTDELSNLPSTGGSLSVAASGKKAEAAASALVDADADLEERLKNLRRD, encoded by the exons ATGGACCTGTTGTTTGGGCGCCGGAAGACACCGGAGGAGCTGCTGAGGCAGAACCAGCGGGCCCTGAACCGTGCCATGCGAGAGTTGGACCGTGAACGACAGaagctagagacccaggagaAGAAAATCATCGCAGACATCAAGAAGATGGCCAAGCAGGGCCAGATG GCGGTGTCCCTGAAGATCCAGACGCTGAAGTCCAACAACTCAATGGCACAAGCTATGAAGGGGGTCACCAAAGCCATGGGCACCATGAACAGACAG CTAAAGTTGCCTCAGATCCAGAAGATCATGATGGAATTTGAGCGGCAGGCCGAGATCATGGACATGAAGGAGGAAATGATGAATGATGCCATTGATGATGCCATGGGTGatgaggaagatgaagaggagag TGACGCTGTTGTATCCCAGGTCCTGGATGAGCTGGGATTGAGCCTGACAGATGAGCTGTCAA ACCTCCCCTCCACCGGAGGCTCACTCAGTGTGGCTGCCAGTGGGAAGAAAGCAGAGGCTGCTGCCTCAGCCCTAGTAGATGCCGACGCAGACCTGGAGGAGCGGCTCAAGAATCTGCGGAGGGACTAA